The Synchiropus splendidus isolate RoL2022-P1 chromosome 8, RoL_Sspl_1.0, whole genome shotgun sequence genome has a window encoding:
- the LOC128764240 gene encoding von Willebrand factor A domain-containing protein 5A-like isoform X4 encodes MVNCCGLVTLKNEPVPLKSIAVELEVQDHVATVVSTLLYENKEENPVEACFVFPLPGDAAVCHFSAKIGQTEIVAQVKEKEQAREEYDDALSSGQQAFLLEESEQSPDIFSLSVGSLPPGESASIRLEYVTELAVQADDGLRFCLPGVLNPRYEPRESQGETIQVMSAPASQISYTLSFSARMSSSRPVARVESNSSLEPLQYLNTGKTQATVKLADGHKFDRDIELLIYYEDAHQPSAVVEAGQASAKPGSMMADPVVMVSLYPEFPKDVMSSMSSCGEFVFLLDRSGSMGRCVSSSKTEMRIQSARDTLVFLLKSLPMGCYFNIYSFGTAFEHVFPKSVEYSQKTMDEALKKVGKMGADLGGTEILEPLKSIYKQSCIPKHPRQLFVFTDGGVSNTKAVIDLVKSNAGSHRCFSFGIGEGASTALINGLAKEGGGHAQFITGAERMQPKVMQSLRFSLQPAVVDISVTWDMPSVTTLSPPITTLFQGQRSIIYAQLSGETTEAEGGVTVKYSLAGQPSQNQLRFSLAPTGDTGLTVHRLAARTLIRSLETQESRKQDEVKPEVVDLSVQSGVSSSFTSFIAVNKSSNEAVKGPLLQRNVLMAAQVDICSALIAQVNICSARSAAPRMMKMCSALSAAETCSMDSGQYAQALMCSIPKAADMCSKNFVQLGGAPTRSKSFGFGFLQKLRLKPRAQVNICSAPNAAPRMMKMCSAPNESSRDSPPPKDLLLQVVTLQKASGCWELDSNLAAVFSKSVSEVEKPKPQEVTPQVWATMLALIWLHGFKSDDREEWELLSMKAVSWLKAQNAPSLDQCVAAGNQLLGCSVTKDLLGV; translated from the exons ATGGTGAACTGCTGTGGACTCGTGACGCTGAAGAATGAGCCAG TTCCTCTGAAGAGCATCGCAGTAGAGCTGGAGGTCCAGGACCATGTGGCCACCGTGGTCTCCACCCTGCTCTACGAGAACAAGGAAGAAAATCCCGTCGAGGCGTGTTTCGTCTTCCCTCTGCCTGGAGATGCGGCCGTGTGTCACTTCAGCGCCAAGATTGGACAGACTGAGATTGTAGCCCAGGTGAAAGAGAAAGAGCAG GCTCGCGAGGAGTACGACGACGCCCTGAGCTCCGGTCAGCAGGCCttcctgctggaggagagcgagcaaAGTCCGGACATCTTCTCGCTGAGTGTGGGGAGTCTGCCTCCAGGAGAGAGCGCCTCCATCAGGCTGGAGTATGTCACTGAGCTGGCAGTGCAGGCAGATGACGGGCTGAGGTTTTGTCTGCCGGGTGTGCTCAACCCCCGCTACGAACCTCGAG AAAGCCaaggcgagaccatccaggtgATGTCTGCGCCAGCCTCCCAGATTTCTTACACGCTGTCCTTCTCTGCACGGATGTCTTCCTCCCGCCCCGTCGCCAGGGTGGAGTCCAACTCGTCCCTGGAGCCGCTGCAGTACCTGAACACTGGCAAGACGCAGGCCACC gtcaAGTTGGCTGACGGACACAAGTTCGACAGGGACATCGAACTGCTGATTTATTACGAAGACGCTCACCAGCCGTCTGCTGTGGTGGAGGCCGGACAAGCCTCTGCCAAACCTG GCTCCATGATGGCCGACCCAGTGGTGATGGTCAGCTTGTACCCAGAGTTCCCTaaggatgtgatgtcatccatgTCTTCATGTGGAGAGTTTGTCTTTCTTCTGGATCGATCAGGAAGTATGGGTCGTTGCGTGAGCAGCAGCAAGACTGAGATGCGCATCCAAAGTGCTCGG GACACTCTGGTGTTTCTGCTGAAGAGTTTGCCGATGGGCTGCTACTTCAACATCTACAGTTTTGGCACGGCATTCGAACACGTTTTCCC CAAGAGTGTGGAATACAGCCAGAAGACCATGGATGAGGCCTTGAAGAAAGTGGGCAAAATGGGCGCTGACCTTGGAGGAACTGAGATTTTGGAACCTCTCAAAAGCATTTACAAGCAGAGCTGCATCCCCAAACATCCCAGACAA CTATTTGTCTTCACAGACGGTGGAGTGTCAAACACCAAAGCAGTCATTGATCTGGTGAAGAGCAATGCTGGCTCTCACAG GTGTTTCTCTTTCGGGATCGGGGAAGGAGCCAGCACCGCTCTCATCAACGGGCTGGCTAAAGAAGGAGGAGGCCACGCTCAGTTCATCACTGGAGCCGAGCGGATGCAGCCAAAG GTGATGCAGTCGCTGAGATTCTCCCTGCAGCCTGCGGTGGTGGACATCTCAGTCACATGGGACATGCCGTCCGTCACCACATTGTCTCCCCCCATCACAACGCTCttccagggtcagaggtcaattaTTTACGCTCAACTGTCGGGGGAG ACCACAGAAGCCGAGGGAGGCGTGACAGTGAAGTACTCCCTCGCAGGTCAGCCATCCCAGAACCAGCTCCGCTTCAGTCTGGCGCCCACAGGGGACACAGG ACTGACAGTCCACAGATTGGCTGCTCGCACTCTCATCCGCTCTCTGGAGACGCAGGAAAGCAGGAAGCAGGATGAAGTGAAACCAGAGGTGGTGGATCTCAGCGTCCAGTCAGGAGtgagcagctccttcacctCATTCATTGCTGTCAACAAAAGCAGCAATGAAGCTGTCAAGGGCCCTCTGTTGCAACGGAATGTTCTGATGGCAG cCCAAGTCGACATATGTTCGGCACTGATCG cCCAAGTCAACATATGTTCGGCACGGAGCG caGCCCCACGcatgatgaaaatgtgttcagcACTGAGCG cCGCAGAGACGTGCTCCATGGACTCCGGCCAATATG cCCAAGCCTTGATGTGTTCGATACCGAAAG cTGCAGACATGTGCTCCAAGAACTTCGTACAACTTG GCGGTGCGCCAACAAGAAGCAAAAGTTTCGGCTTTGGTTTTCTTCAAAAACTGAGATTAAAACCAAGAG cCCAAGTCAACATATGTTCAGCACCGAATG caGCCCCACGcatgatgaaaatgtgttcagcACCGAACG AAAGCAGCCGTGACAGCCCACCACCCAAAGACCTGCTGTTGCAGGTGGTGACCCTACAGAAAGCATCCGGCTGCTGGGAGCTGGACTCCAACCTGGCAGCTGTGTTCTCCAAGTCTGTGTCAGAGGTGGAAAAACCAAAACCTCAGGAA GTAACGCCGCAGGTCTGGGCCACCATGTTGGCTCTCATCTGGCTCCACGGCTTCAAGTCTGATGACAGAGAGGAGTGGGAGCTCCTGTCCATGAAGGCGGTGTCTTGGCTGAAGGCTCAGAACG CTCCAAGCTTGGACCAGTGTGTGGCAGCCGGGAACCAACTGCTGGGCTGCAGCGTGACAAAGGACCTGCTGGGAGTTTAA
- the LOC128764240 gene encoding von Willebrand factor A domain-containing protein 5A-like isoform X6, whose amino-acid sequence MVNCCGLVTLKNEPVPLKSIAVELEVQDHVATVVSTLLYENKEENPVEACFVFPLPGDAAVCHFSAKIGQTEIVAQVKEKEQAREEYDDALSSGQQAFLLEESEQSPDIFSLSVGSLPPGESASIRLEYVTELAVQADDGLRFCLPGVLNPRYEPRESQGETIQVMSAPASQISYTLSFSARMSSSRPVARVESNSSLEPLQYLNTGKTQATVKLADGHKFDRDIELLIYYEDAHQPSAVVEAGQASAKPGSMMADPVVMVSLYPEFPKDVMSSMSSCGEFVFLLDRSGSMGRCVSSSKTEMRIQSARDTLVFLLKSLPMGCYFNIYSFGTAFEHVFPKSVEYSQKTMDEALKKVGKMGADLGGTEILEPLKSIYKQSCIPKHPRQLFVFTDGGVSNTKAVIDLVKSNAGSHRCFSFGIGEGASTALINGLAKEGGGHAQFITGAERMQPKVMQSLRFSLQPAVVDISVTWDMPSVTTLSPPITTLFQGQRSIIYAQLSGETTEAEGGVTVKYSLAGQPSQNQLRFSLAPTGDTGLTVHRLAARTLIRSLETQESRKQDEVKPEVVDLSVQSGVSSSFTSFIAVNKSSNEAVKGPLLQRNVLMAAQVNICSARSAAPRMMKMCSALSAAETCSMDSGQYAQALMCSIPKAADMCSKNFVQLGGAPTRSKSFGFGFLQKLRLKPRAQVNICSAPNAAPRMMKMCSAPNDDLVEESSRDSPPPKDLLLQVVTLQKASGCWELDSNLAAVFSKSVSEVEKPKPQEVTPQVWATMLALIWLHGFKSDDREEWELLSMKAVSWLKAQNAPSLDQCVAAGNQLLGCSVTKDLLGV is encoded by the exons ATGGTGAACTGCTGTGGACTCGTGACGCTGAAGAATGAGCCAG TTCCTCTGAAGAGCATCGCAGTAGAGCTGGAGGTCCAGGACCATGTGGCCACCGTGGTCTCCACCCTGCTCTACGAGAACAAGGAAGAAAATCCCGTCGAGGCGTGTTTCGTCTTCCCTCTGCCTGGAGATGCGGCCGTGTGTCACTTCAGCGCCAAGATTGGACAGACTGAGATTGTAGCCCAGGTGAAAGAGAAAGAGCAG GCTCGCGAGGAGTACGACGACGCCCTGAGCTCCGGTCAGCAGGCCttcctgctggaggagagcgagcaaAGTCCGGACATCTTCTCGCTGAGTGTGGGGAGTCTGCCTCCAGGAGAGAGCGCCTCCATCAGGCTGGAGTATGTCACTGAGCTGGCAGTGCAGGCAGATGACGGGCTGAGGTTTTGTCTGCCGGGTGTGCTCAACCCCCGCTACGAACCTCGAG AAAGCCaaggcgagaccatccaggtgATGTCTGCGCCAGCCTCCCAGATTTCTTACACGCTGTCCTTCTCTGCACGGATGTCTTCCTCCCGCCCCGTCGCCAGGGTGGAGTCCAACTCGTCCCTGGAGCCGCTGCAGTACCTGAACACTGGCAAGACGCAGGCCACC gtcaAGTTGGCTGACGGACACAAGTTCGACAGGGACATCGAACTGCTGATTTATTACGAAGACGCTCACCAGCCGTCTGCTGTGGTGGAGGCCGGACAAGCCTCTGCCAAACCTG GCTCCATGATGGCCGACCCAGTGGTGATGGTCAGCTTGTACCCAGAGTTCCCTaaggatgtgatgtcatccatgTCTTCATGTGGAGAGTTTGTCTTTCTTCTGGATCGATCAGGAAGTATGGGTCGTTGCGTGAGCAGCAGCAAGACTGAGATGCGCATCCAAAGTGCTCGG GACACTCTGGTGTTTCTGCTGAAGAGTTTGCCGATGGGCTGCTACTTCAACATCTACAGTTTTGGCACGGCATTCGAACACGTTTTCCC CAAGAGTGTGGAATACAGCCAGAAGACCATGGATGAGGCCTTGAAGAAAGTGGGCAAAATGGGCGCTGACCTTGGAGGAACTGAGATTTTGGAACCTCTCAAAAGCATTTACAAGCAGAGCTGCATCCCCAAACATCCCAGACAA CTATTTGTCTTCACAGACGGTGGAGTGTCAAACACCAAAGCAGTCATTGATCTGGTGAAGAGCAATGCTGGCTCTCACAG GTGTTTCTCTTTCGGGATCGGGGAAGGAGCCAGCACCGCTCTCATCAACGGGCTGGCTAAAGAAGGAGGAGGCCACGCTCAGTTCATCACTGGAGCCGAGCGGATGCAGCCAAAG GTGATGCAGTCGCTGAGATTCTCCCTGCAGCCTGCGGTGGTGGACATCTCAGTCACATGGGACATGCCGTCCGTCACCACATTGTCTCCCCCCATCACAACGCTCttccagggtcagaggtcaattaTTTACGCTCAACTGTCGGGGGAG ACCACAGAAGCCGAGGGAGGCGTGACAGTGAAGTACTCCCTCGCAGGTCAGCCATCCCAGAACCAGCTCCGCTTCAGTCTGGCGCCCACAGGGGACACAGG ACTGACAGTCCACAGATTGGCTGCTCGCACTCTCATCCGCTCTCTGGAGACGCAGGAAAGCAGGAAGCAGGATGAAGTGAAACCAGAGGTGGTGGATCTCAGCGTCCAGTCAGGAGtgagcagctccttcacctCATTCATTGCTGTCAACAAAAGCAGCAATGAAGCTGTCAAGGGCCCTCTGTTGCAACGGAATGTTCTGATGGCAG cCCAAGTCAACATATGTTCGGCACGGAGCG caGCCCCACGcatgatgaaaatgtgttcagcACTGAGCG cCGCAGAGACGTGCTCCATGGACTCCGGCCAATATG cCCAAGCCTTGATGTGTTCGATACCGAAAG cTGCAGACATGTGCTCCAAGAACTTCGTACAACTTG GCGGTGCGCCAACAAGAAGCAAAAGTTTCGGCTTTGGTTTTCTTCAAAAACTGAGATTAAAACCAAGAG cCCAAGTCAACATATGTTCAGCACCGAATG caGCCCCACGcatgatgaaaatgtgttcagcACCGAACG ATGACCTGGTGGAAG AAAGCAGCCGTGACAGCCCACCACCCAAAGACCTGCTGTTGCAGGTGGTGACCCTACAGAAAGCATCCGGCTGCTGGGAGCTGGACTCCAACCTGGCAGCTGTGTTCTCCAAGTCTGTGTCAGAGGTGGAAAAACCAAAACCTCAGGAA GTAACGCCGCAGGTCTGGGCCACCATGTTGGCTCTCATCTGGCTCCACGGCTTCAAGTCTGATGACAGAGAGGAGTGGGAGCTCCTGTCCATGAAGGCGGTGTCTTGGCTGAAGGCTCAGAACG CTCCAAGCTTGGACCAGTGTGTGGCAGCCGGGAACCAACTGCTGGGCTGCAGCGTGACAAAGGACCTGCTGGGAGTTTAA
- the LOC128764240 gene encoding von Willebrand factor A domain-containing protein 5A-like isoform X8 produces MVNCCGLVTLKNEPVPLKSIAVELEVQDHVATVVSTLLYENKEENPVEACFVFPLPGDAAVCHFSAKIGQTEIVAQVKEKEQAREEYDDALSSGQQAFLLEESEQSPDIFSLSVGSLPPGESASIRLEYVTELAVQADDGLRFCLPGVLNPRYEPRESQGETIQVMSAPASQISYTLSFSARMSSSRPVARVESNSSLEPLQYLNTGKTQATVKLADGHKFDRDIELLIYYEDAHQPSAVVEAGQASAKPGSMMADPVVMVSLYPEFPKDVMSSMSSCGEFVFLLDRSGSMGRCVSSSKTEMRIQSARDTLVFLLKSLPMGCYFNIYSFGTAFEHVFPKSVEYSQKTMDEALKKVGKMGADLGGTEILEPLKSIYKQSCIPKHPRQLFVFTDGGVSNTKAVIDLVKSNAGSHRCFSFGIGEGASTALINGLAKEGGGHAQFITGAERMQPKVMQSLRFSLQPAVVDISVTWDMPSVTTLSPPITTLFQGQRSIIYAQLSGETTEAEGGVTVKYSLAGQPSQNQLRFSLAPTGDTGLTVHRLAARTLIRSLETQESRKQDEVKPEVVDLSVQSGVSSSFTSFIAVNKSSNEAVKGPLLQRNVLMAAQVNICSARSAPRMMKMCSALSAAETCSMDSGQYAQALMCSIPKAADMCSKNFVQLGGAPTRSKSFGFGFLQKLRLKPRAQVNICSAPNAAPRMMKMCSAPNDDLVEESSRDSPPPKDLLLQVVTLQKASGCWELDSNLAAVFSKSVSEVEKPKPQEVTPQVWATMLALIWLHGFKSDDREEWELLSMKAVSWLKAQNAPSLDQCVAAGNQLLGCSVTKDLLGV; encoded by the exons ATGGTGAACTGCTGTGGACTCGTGACGCTGAAGAATGAGCCAG TTCCTCTGAAGAGCATCGCAGTAGAGCTGGAGGTCCAGGACCATGTGGCCACCGTGGTCTCCACCCTGCTCTACGAGAACAAGGAAGAAAATCCCGTCGAGGCGTGTTTCGTCTTCCCTCTGCCTGGAGATGCGGCCGTGTGTCACTTCAGCGCCAAGATTGGACAGACTGAGATTGTAGCCCAGGTGAAAGAGAAAGAGCAG GCTCGCGAGGAGTACGACGACGCCCTGAGCTCCGGTCAGCAGGCCttcctgctggaggagagcgagcaaAGTCCGGACATCTTCTCGCTGAGTGTGGGGAGTCTGCCTCCAGGAGAGAGCGCCTCCATCAGGCTGGAGTATGTCACTGAGCTGGCAGTGCAGGCAGATGACGGGCTGAGGTTTTGTCTGCCGGGTGTGCTCAACCCCCGCTACGAACCTCGAG AAAGCCaaggcgagaccatccaggtgATGTCTGCGCCAGCCTCCCAGATTTCTTACACGCTGTCCTTCTCTGCACGGATGTCTTCCTCCCGCCCCGTCGCCAGGGTGGAGTCCAACTCGTCCCTGGAGCCGCTGCAGTACCTGAACACTGGCAAGACGCAGGCCACC gtcaAGTTGGCTGACGGACACAAGTTCGACAGGGACATCGAACTGCTGATTTATTACGAAGACGCTCACCAGCCGTCTGCTGTGGTGGAGGCCGGACAAGCCTCTGCCAAACCTG GCTCCATGATGGCCGACCCAGTGGTGATGGTCAGCTTGTACCCAGAGTTCCCTaaggatgtgatgtcatccatgTCTTCATGTGGAGAGTTTGTCTTTCTTCTGGATCGATCAGGAAGTATGGGTCGTTGCGTGAGCAGCAGCAAGACTGAGATGCGCATCCAAAGTGCTCGG GACACTCTGGTGTTTCTGCTGAAGAGTTTGCCGATGGGCTGCTACTTCAACATCTACAGTTTTGGCACGGCATTCGAACACGTTTTCCC CAAGAGTGTGGAATACAGCCAGAAGACCATGGATGAGGCCTTGAAGAAAGTGGGCAAAATGGGCGCTGACCTTGGAGGAACTGAGATTTTGGAACCTCTCAAAAGCATTTACAAGCAGAGCTGCATCCCCAAACATCCCAGACAA CTATTTGTCTTCACAGACGGTGGAGTGTCAAACACCAAAGCAGTCATTGATCTGGTGAAGAGCAATGCTGGCTCTCACAG GTGTTTCTCTTTCGGGATCGGGGAAGGAGCCAGCACCGCTCTCATCAACGGGCTGGCTAAAGAAGGAGGAGGCCACGCTCAGTTCATCACTGGAGCCGAGCGGATGCAGCCAAAG GTGATGCAGTCGCTGAGATTCTCCCTGCAGCCTGCGGTGGTGGACATCTCAGTCACATGGGACATGCCGTCCGTCACCACATTGTCTCCCCCCATCACAACGCTCttccagggtcagaggtcaattaTTTACGCTCAACTGTCGGGGGAG ACCACAGAAGCCGAGGGAGGCGTGACAGTGAAGTACTCCCTCGCAGGTCAGCCATCCCAGAACCAGCTCCGCTTCAGTCTGGCGCCCACAGGGGACACAGG ACTGACAGTCCACAGATTGGCTGCTCGCACTCTCATCCGCTCTCTGGAGACGCAGGAAAGCAGGAAGCAGGATGAAGTGAAACCAGAGGTGGTGGATCTCAGCGTCCAGTCAGGAGtgagcagctccttcacctCATTCATTGCTGTCAACAAAAGCAGCAATGAAGCTGTCAAGGGCCCTCTGTTGCAACGGAATGTTCTGATGGCAG cCCAAGTCAACATATGTTCGGCACGGAGCG CCCCACGcatgatgaaaatgtgttcagcACTGAGCG cCGCAGAGACGTGCTCCATGGACTCCGGCCAATATG cCCAAGCCTTGATGTGTTCGATACCGAAAG cTGCAGACATGTGCTCCAAGAACTTCGTACAACTTG GCGGTGCGCCAACAAGAAGCAAAAGTTTCGGCTTTGGTTTTCTTCAAAAACTGAGATTAAAACCAAGAG cCCAAGTCAACATATGTTCAGCACCGAATG caGCCCCACGcatgatgaaaatgtgttcagcACCGAACG ATGACCTGGTGGAAG AAAGCAGCCGTGACAGCCCACCACCCAAAGACCTGCTGTTGCAGGTGGTGACCCTACAGAAAGCATCCGGCTGCTGGGAGCTGGACTCCAACCTGGCAGCTGTGTTCTCCAAGTCTGTGTCAGAGGTGGAAAAACCAAAACCTCAGGAA GTAACGCCGCAGGTCTGGGCCACCATGTTGGCTCTCATCTGGCTCCACGGCTTCAAGTCTGATGACAGAGAGGAGTGGGAGCTCCTGTCCATGAAGGCGGTGTCTTGGCTGAAGGCTCAGAACG CTCCAAGCTTGGACCAGTGTGTGGCAGCCGGGAACCAACTGCTGGGCTGCAGCGTGACAAAGGACCTGCTGGGAGTTTAA
- the LOC128764240 gene encoding von Willebrand factor A domain-containing protein 5A-like isoform X9, whose amino-acid sequence MVNCCGLVTLKNEPVPLKSIAVELEVQDHVATVVSTLLYENKEENPVEACFVFPLPGDAAVCHFSAKIGQTEIVAQVKEKEQAREEYDDALSSGQQAFLLEESEQSPDIFSLSVGSLPPGESASIRLEYVTELAVQADDGLRFCLPGVLNPRYEPRESQGETIQVMSAPASQISYTLSFSARMSSSRPVARVESNSSLEPLQYLNTGKTQATVKLADGHKFDRDIELLIYYEDAHQPSAVVEAGQASAKPGSMMADPVVMVSLYPEFPKDVMSSMSSCGEFVFLLDRSGSMGRCVSSSKTEMRIQSARDTLVFLLKSLPMGCYFNIYSFGTAFEHVFPKSVEYSQKTMDEALKKVGKMGADLGGTEILEPLKSIYKQSCIPKHPRQLFVFTDGGVSNTKAVIDLVKSNAGSHRCFSFGIGEGASTALINGLAKEGGGHAQFITGAERMQPKVMQSLRFSLQPAVVDISVTWDMPSVTTLSPPITTLFQGQRSIIYAQLSGETTEAEGGVTVKYSLAGQPSQNQLRFSLAPTGDTGLTVHRLAARTLIRSLETQESRKQDEVKPEVVDLSVQSGVSSSFTSFIAVNKSSNEAVKGPLLQRNVLMAAAPRMMKMCSALSAAETCSMDSGQYAQALMCSIPKAADMCSKNFVQLGGAPTRSKSFGFGFLQKLRLKPRAQVNICSAPNAAPRMMKMCSAPNDDLVEESSRDSPPPKDLLLQVVTLQKASGCWELDSNLAAVFSKSVSEVEKPKPQEVTPQVWATMLALIWLHGFKSDDREEWELLSMKAVSWLKAQNAPSLDQCVAAGNQLLGCSVTKDLLGV is encoded by the exons ATGGTGAACTGCTGTGGACTCGTGACGCTGAAGAATGAGCCAG TTCCTCTGAAGAGCATCGCAGTAGAGCTGGAGGTCCAGGACCATGTGGCCACCGTGGTCTCCACCCTGCTCTACGAGAACAAGGAAGAAAATCCCGTCGAGGCGTGTTTCGTCTTCCCTCTGCCTGGAGATGCGGCCGTGTGTCACTTCAGCGCCAAGATTGGACAGACTGAGATTGTAGCCCAGGTGAAAGAGAAAGAGCAG GCTCGCGAGGAGTACGACGACGCCCTGAGCTCCGGTCAGCAGGCCttcctgctggaggagagcgagcaaAGTCCGGACATCTTCTCGCTGAGTGTGGGGAGTCTGCCTCCAGGAGAGAGCGCCTCCATCAGGCTGGAGTATGTCACTGAGCTGGCAGTGCAGGCAGATGACGGGCTGAGGTTTTGTCTGCCGGGTGTGCTCAACCCCCGCTACGAACCTCGAG AAAGCCaaggcgagaccatccaggtgATGTCTGCGCCAGCCTCCCAGATTTCTTACACGCTGTCCTTCTCTGCACGGATGTCTTCCTCCCGCCCCGTCGCCAGGGTGGAGTCCAACTCGTCCCTGGAGCCGCTGCAGTACCTGAACACTGGCAAGACGCAGGCCACC gtcaAGTTGGCTGACGGACACAAGTTCGACAGGGACATCGAACTGCTGATTTATTACGAAGACGCTCACCAGCCGTCTGCTGTGGTGGAGGCCGGACAAGCCTCTGCCAAACCTG GCTCCATGATGGCCGACCCAGTGGTGATGGTCAGCTTGTACCCAGAGTTCCCTaaggatgtgatgtcatccatgTCTTCATGTGGAGAGTTTGTCTTTCTTCTGGATCGATCAGGAAGTATGGGTCGTTGCGTGAGCAGCAGCAAGACTGAGATGCGCATCCAAAGTGCTCGG GACACTCTGGTGTTTCTGCTGAAGAGTTTGCCGATGGGCTGCTACTTCAACATCTACAGTTTTGGCACGGCATTCGAACACGTTTTCCC CAAGAGTGTGGAATACAGCCAGAAGACCATGGATGAGGCCTTGAAGAAAGTGGGCAAAATGGGCGCTGACCTTGGAGGAACTGAGATTTTGGAACCTCTCAAAAGCATTTACAAGCAGAGCTGCATCCCCAAACATCCCAGACAA CTATTTGTCTTCACAGACGGTGGAGTGTCAAACACCAAAGCAGTCATTGATCTGGTGAAGAGCAATGCTGGCTCTCACAG GTGTTTCTCTTTCGGGATCGGGGAAGGAGCCAGCACCGCTCTCATCAACGGGCTGGCTAAAGAAGGAGGAGGCCACGCTCAGTTCATCACTGGAGCCGAGCGGATGCAGCCAAAG GTGATGCAGTCGCTGAGATTCTCCCTGCAGCCTGCGGTGGTGGACATCTCAGTCACATGGGACATGCCGTCCGTCACCACATTGTCTCCCCCCATCACAACGCTCttccagggtcagaggtcaattaTTTACGCTCAACTGTCGGGGGAG ACCACAGAAGCCGAGGGAGGCGTGACAGTGAAGTACTCCCTCGCAGGTCAGCCATCCCAGAACCAGCTCCGCTTCAGTCTGGCGCCCACAGGGGACACAGG ACTGACAGTCCACAGATTGGCTGCTCGCACTCTCATCCGCTCTCTGGAGACGCAGGAAAGCAGGAAGCAGGATGAAGTGAAACCAGAGGTGGTGGATCTCAGCGTCCAGTCAGGAGtgagcagctccttcacctCATTCATTGCTGTCAACAAAAGCAGCAATGAAGCTGTCAAGGGCCCTCTGTTGCAACGGAATGTTCTGATGGCAG caGCCCCACGcatgatgaaaatgtgttcagcACTGAGCG cCGCAGAGACGTGCTCCATGGACTCCGGCCAATATG cCCAAGCCTTGATGTGTTCGATACCGAAAG cTGCAGACATGTGCTCCAAGAACTTCGTACAACTTG GCGGTGCGCCAACAAGAAGCAAAAGTTTCGGCTTTGGTTTTCTTCAAAAACTGAGATTAAAACCAAGAG cCCAAGTCAACATATGTTCAGCACCGAATG caGCCCCACGcatgatgaaaatgtgttcagcACCGAACG ATGACCTGGTGGAAG AAAGCAGCCGTGACAGCCCACCACCCAAAGACCTGCTGTTGCAGGTGGTGACCCTACAGAAAGCATCCGGCTGCTGGGAGCTGGACTCCAACCTGGCAGCTGTGTTCTCCAAGTCTGTGTCAGAGGTGGAAAAACCAAAACCTCAGGAA GTAACGCCGCAGGTCTGGGCCACCATGTTGGCTCTCATCTGGCTCCACGGCTTCAAGTCTGATGACAGAGAGGAGTGGGAGCTCCTGTCCATGAAGGCGGTGTCTTGGCTGAAGGCTCAGAACG CTCCAAGCTTGGACCAGTGTGTGGCAGCCGGGAACCAACTGCTGGGCTGCAGCGTGACAAAGGACCTGCTGGGAGTTTAA